From one Actinomyces sp. Marseille-P3109 genomic stretch:
- a CDS encoding eIF2A-related protein — MTVPSETSGTIDPREVSLYAGHFDALWGVAWSPDGTRLLSGSHDGTARVWDANSGIELFALAGPSLSISAVAWSPDGTRLLTAAEDHSVRVWDATTGADLLTLGVGGSGVGGAVAWSPDSTRILTSFDDASARIWDASGGQVVRTLSGHTDHLTAVAWSPDGTRVATASDDGTARVWDVTTGTELLRVGPMAFVGRGGAMGPDGTPTHVGPIEPMTGLSWSPDSRRIITAFDSAEPRVWDAATGEEILSLHGRERRWVSVVSWSPDGGRIVTDDISGTTAHIWDAATGEELFSLRGHSQWACSLAWSPDSRRVATGSHDDTVRVWDAATGQTQLVLGAGNSVETVSWSPDGSRITIGAKIGGNRVWDAATGEPRLTVDSGARELSEVVWSPDGTRLATSSYLSPRVLILDAATGDVVQALTAGEDDVNDVAWSPDSERILSGLGDDRAAIWDAARGERLLTLEGHRDMITSVAWSPNGQRVLTGSQDGTARIWDATTGEVIHTYTGNWVRDVVWTQGGPRVVTGSADGAAHVWDVITSGELVTLRDEGAMVRSYAWSPDGARVLAGFDDGVVRVWDEVSGKVVLSLAGHRFGVTDAQWSPDGTRILTGSEDGTARLWDATTGEMTGLFLCFLPDGGVAILDAPSLSLRSGPGEVWDYLGRPEILAGQLTRVGVERRQYIDPNPVPHVAAGSAAEESEEAAEAPQAPEGGEPTEPAEVAEATGPAEPTESEPAEPGEQPAAPASSDASVSSSVSAASADAEGVSEAVPSAADGTSKDAVSEAASETSAEFLAEATAESVAGAGESAPGEEAPDEAAIATPVSVPETEDATAAGQVRHGATAVHTPAEAVPASGQPAEQVPEHSAEQVETEPVAAPTGETLLVQPFPVDQGLVDGEVTAPAATTPSMVETPAAPVAAPVANEAGAEAPEAQVPTEAGAEAATESAVETPASPSPQTGSAAALRRARHAAATAQTPPESGTEAVATETPAVASDAAEPARVAPSGPAESGYEPVAIPTVEHAGGEPVAAPTGETVAYPDQPESGREGVPVAPAQQPTASSGEAWENVAVSARTPADAVGHVGEQTTMDAPEESGEPVQTEVPWYAASVEGAVPPAADAAAPEARGASGSEPASASTASTPEDQPEGRAVEAAPAEPVVGRPGETDETAAGSAEPVAGTADAPEEPAPIPWGDEELRRRIYTEVQEFVAAIARRDVNELASRYGIAGNDLAGLDEQLAGLSAPASDLTLYPVEQADDYVDDHHRLSLSELEGGGVVIASELWAHGASTGARLVAHWNPMGIYPFDFRHVSM; from the coding sequence ATGACTGTGCCTTCAGAGACCTCGGGGACGATCGACCCTCGCGAGGTGTCACTGTATGCCGGCCACTTCGACGCACTGTGGGGAGTGGCCTGGAGCCCGGATGGGACGCGGCTCCTGTCCGGATCGCATGACGGCACGGCCCGTGTCTGGGACGCGAACAGCGGCATCGAGCTGTTCGCGCTCGCGGGCCCCAGTCTGTCCATCAGTGCGGTGGCCTGGAGCCCTGACGGCACGCGCCTCCTCACCGCGGCGGAGGATCACAGCGTGCGCGTCTGGGACGCGACCACCGGCGCCGACCTGCTGACCCTGGGCGTCGGTGGTTCCGGTGTCGGCGGGGCGGTGGCCTGGAGCCCCGACTCCACCCGCATCCTCACCAGCTTCGACGACGCCTCGGCCCGCATCTGGGACGCCTCCGGCGGCCAGGTGGTGCGCACCCTGTCCGGACACACCGACCACCTCACCGCGGTGGCCTGGAGCCCCGACGGGACCCGCGTGGCCACCGCCTCCGACGACGGCACCGCCCGGGTCTGGGACGTCACCACCGGCACCGAGCTGCTGCGCGTGGGCCCCATGGCCTTCGTGGGCCGCGGTGGAGCGATGGGCCCCGACGGCACACCGACTCACGTCGGCCCCATCGAGCCGATGACCGGACTGTCGTGGAGCCCGGACTCGCGCCGCATCATCACCGCCTTCGACTCGGCCGAGCCCCGGGTCTGGGACGCCGCCACCGGCGAGGAGATCCTCAGCCTCCACGGCCGCGAACGCCGCTGGGTGAGCGTGGTCTCCTGGAGCCCTGATGGCGGCCGCATCGTCACTGACGACATCTCCGGCACCACCGCCCACATCTGGGACGCCGCCACCGGCGAGGAGTTGTTCAGCCTGCGCGGTCACAGCCAGTGGGCCTGCTCCCTGGCCTGGAGCCCGGACTCTCGCCGCGTGGCCACCGGCTCGCACGACGACACCGTGCGGGTCTGGGACGCCGCCACCGGCCAGACCCAGCTGGTCCTGGGGGCCGGCAACTCCGTCGAGACCGTCTCCTGGAGCCCCGACGGTTCGAGGATCACCATTGGTGCCAAGATCGGCGGCAACCGCGTCTGGGACGCCGCCACCGGCGAGCCGCGGCTGACGGTGGACAGCGGTGCCCGTGAGCTGAGTGAGGTCGTCTGGAGCCCCGACGGCACCCGCCTGGCCACCTCCTCCTATCTCTCACCGCGCGTCCTCATCCTCGACGCCGCCACCGGCGACGTCGTCCAGGCCCTGACCGCCGGCGAGGACGACGTCAACGACGTCGCCTGGAGCCCGGACAGCGAGCGCATCCTCTCCGGCCTGGGCGACGACCGCGCCGCGATCTGGGACGCCGCCCGCGGCGAGCGCCTCCTCACGCTCGAGGGCCACCGCGACATGATCACCTCGGTGGCCTGGAGTCCCAACGGCCAGCGCGTGCTGACCGGCTCCCAGGACGGGACCGCCCGCATCTGGGATGCCACCACCGGCGAGGTCATCCACACCTATACCGGCAACTGGGTGCGCGACGTCGTGTGGACCCAAGGCGGCCCCCGGGTCGTCACCGGCAGCGCCGACGGCGCCGCCCACGTCTGGGACGTCATCACCTCCGGCGAGCTCGTGACGCTGCGCGATGAGGGCGCCATGGTCCGCTCCTACGCGTGGAGCCCCGATGGCGCCCGGGTCCTGGCCGGCTTCGACGACGGTGTCGTGCGCGTGTGGGACGAGGTCTCCGGCAAGGTCGTCCTGTCCCTGGCCGGCCACCGCTTCGGCGTCACCGACGCCCAGTGGAGCCCCGACGGCACCCGGATCCTCACCGGATCCGAGGACGGCACCGCGCGCCTGTGGGACGCCACCACCGGCGAGATGACCGGCCTGTTCCTGTGCTTCCTGCCCGATGGCGGGGTCGCCATCCTCGACGCCCCCTCCCTGAGTCTGCGCTCGGGGCCCGGCGAGGTCTGGGACTACCTCGGCCGTCCCGAGATCCTCGCCGGCCAGCTCACCCGGGTGGGCGTGGAGCGGCGCCAGTACATCGATCCGAACCCGGTGCCCCATGTCGCCGCCGGGTCGGCCGCGGAGGAGTCCGAGGAGGCCGCTGAGGCGCCTCAGGCGCCTGAAGGCGGAGAACCCACCGAACCCGCTGAGGTCGCCGAGGCCACCGGGCCTGCGGAGCCCACTGAATCGGAGCCTGCGGAGCCCGGCGAGCAGCCGGCGGCTCCGGCCTCCTCTGACGCGTCCGTGTCGTCGTCGGTCTCCGCCGCGTCGGCCGATGCGGAGGGGGTCTCTGAGGCCGTCCCCTCGGCCGCCGACGGTACGTCCAAGGACGCTGTGTCCGAGGCCGCTTCTGAGACCTCCGCCGAGTTCCTCGCCGAGGCTACTGCGGAGTCCGTCGCGGGGGCGGGCGAGTCCGCCCCCGGTGAGGAGGCCCCCGACGAGGCCGCGATCGCCACCCCGGTCTCCGTTCCCGAAACGGAGGATGCGACCGCTGCCGGGCAGGTCCGGCACGGTGCAACCGCCGTCCACACGCCGGCCGAGGCCGTACCGGCCTCCGGGCAGCCGGCTGAGCAGGTCCCGGAGCACAGCGCCGAGCAGGTCGAGACCGAGCCGGTCGCCGCGCCGACGGGTGAGACCCTCCTCGTCCAGCCCTTCCCCGTCGACCAGGGCCTCGTGGACGGCGAGGTGACGGCGCCCGCCGCGACGACGCCGTCGATGGTCGAGACGCCTGCTGCTCCTGTCGCGGCCCCGGTCGCGAACGAGGCCGGTGCCGAGGCGCCGGAGGCTCAGGTCCCCACTGAGGCCGGAGCTGAGGCCGCCACTGAGAGCGCCGTCGAGACGCCCGCCTCCCCATCGCCGCAGACAGGATCGGCCGCTGCCTTGCGCAGGGCCCGGCACGCGGCCGCCACCGCCCAGACCCCGCCCGAGTCGGGCACGGAGGCGGTTGCCACGGAGACCCCTGCGGTGGCATCGGACGCGGCTGAGCCCGCACGGGTCGCCCCCTCCGGGCCGGCCGAGTCGGGCTACGAGCCGGTGGCGATTCCCACCGTCGAGCACGCCGGCGGTGAGCCCGTGGCCGCTCCCACCGGTGAGACCGTGGCTTACCCCGACCAGCCCGAGTCGGGCCGGGAGGGTGTCCCCGTCGCCCCTGCGCAGCAGCCGACGGCCTCCTCCGGTGAGGCCTGGGAGAACGTGGCGGTCTCCGCTCGGACCCCTGCCGACGCCGTCGGCCACGTCGGTGAGCAGACCACGATGGATGCCCCCGAGGAGTCCGGCGAGCCGGTGCAGACGGAGGTTCCCTGGTACGCCGCCTCCGTCGAGGGCGCGGTGCCGCCCGCGGCTGACGCGGCGGCCCCTGAGGCTCGGGGCGCCTCCGGCTCCGAGCCCGCCTCCGCGTCGACCGCCTCGACTCCCGAGGACCAGCCCGAGGGCCGTGCGGTGGAGGCCGCCCCCGCCGAGCCCGTCGTCGGACGGCCCGGTGAGACCGATGAGACCGCGGCCGGCTCCGCCGAGCCCGTCGCCGGCACCGCGGACGCACCCGAGGAGCCGGCCCCGATCCCCTGGGGGGACGAGGAGCTGCGCCGTCGGATCTACACCGAGGTCCAGGAGTTCGTCGCCGCCATCGCGCGCCGTGACGTCAACGAGCTGGCGAGCCGCTACGGGATCGCCGGCAACGACCTGGCCGGACTCGACGAGCAGCTGGCCGGGCTCTCCGCACCCGCCTCCGACCTGACCCTCTACCCGGTGGAGCAGGCCGACGACTACGTCGACGACCACCACCGCCTGAGCCTGAGCGAGCTGGAGGGCGGCGGCGTCGTCATCGCCAGCGAGCTGTGGGCCCACGGTGCGTCCACCGGGGCACGGCTCGTCGCCCACTGGAACCCCATGGGGATCTACCCCTTCGACTTCCGCCACGTGAGCATGTGA
- the purL gene encoding phosphoribosylformylglycinamidine synthase subunit PurL, translated as MAPEPAIPSAHPDTVADAAATPEREMPWKDLGLKADEYESIRELLGRRPTNAELAMYSVMWSEHCSYKSSKVHLRQFGAKTTPEMREHLLVGMGENAGVVDIGDGWAVTYKVESHNHPSYVEPYQGAATGVGGIVRDIISMGARPVAVMDQLRFGAVDHPDTARVVHGVVAGVGTYGNSLGLPNIGGETEFDSSYQENPLVNALCVGVLRHEDIHLANATGAGNKVVLFGARTGGDGIGGASILASESFEDGMPAKRPSVQVGDPFMEKVLIECCLDLFGAGLVLGIQDLGAAGISCATSELASNGDGGMHVDLEKVLLRDPTLTAGEILMSESQERMMAVVAPDKLEEFMAVIDKWDVEAAVIGEVNGSGRLTIDHFGERIVDVDPRTVAHEGPTYDRPYARPAWQDELNADTTERLARPGSAVELAEQVRAVVTNPNQASTAWVTNQYDRFVRGDTALCQPDDAGVIRVDEATGRGVAIATDANGRFTKLDPATGAAQALAESYRNVCTVGARPLAVTDCLNFGSPEDPDAMWQLVEAITGLADACAVMGVPVTGGNVSLYNSHGKVKGQIDSSINPTPVVGVLGVMDDVRRANPSGWHEEGLAIMALGATADELDGSAWSRVVHDHLGGRPPRVDLEAEMALGRVLLALSEAEGPGGEPLVRAAHDCSAGGLIQTLVDSCLRCGVGASVDLTAIQEEGVDDFTALFSESGARAIVAVREELVPAVTAAAEAEDVAVARLGTTGGDLLVVAGSDLLADGGAGRPLVLDLAELGADVEGVLPGLF; from the coding sequence ATGGCGCCCGAGCCCGCGATCCCATCCGCCCACCCCGACACCGTTGCCGACGCCGCCGCAACCCCCGAGCGGGAGATGCCCTGGAAGGATCTGGGCCTCAAGGCCGACGAGTACGAGTCCATCCGTGAGCTCCTGGGGCGGCGCCCCACCAACGCCGAGCTGGCCATGTACTCGGTCATGTGGTCCGAGCACTGCTCCTACAAGTCCTCCAAGGTCCACCTGCGCCAGTTCGGCGCCAAGACCACTCCCGAGATGCGTGAGCACCTCCTGGTCGGCATGGGGGAGAACGCCGGCGTCGTCGACATCGGCGACGGCTGGGCCGTGACCTACAAGGTCGAGTCCCACAACCATCCCAGCTACGTCGAGCCCTACCAGGGGGCCGCCACCGGTGTGGGCGGCATCGTGCGCGACATCATCTCCATGGGGGCGAGGCCCGTGGCCGTCATGGACCAGCTGCGCTTCGGCGCCGTCGACCATCCCGACACCGCGCGCGTCGTCCACGGCGTCGTGGCCGGCGTGGGCACCTACGGCAACTCCCTGGGACTGCCCAACATCGGCGGCGAGACCGAGTTCGACTCCTCCTACCAGGAGAACCCGCTGGTCAACGCCCTGTGCGTGGGCGTGCTGCGCCACGAGGACATCCACCTGGCCAACGCCACGGGCGCCGGCAACAAGGTGGTGCTCTTCGGGGCGCGCACCGGCGGCGACGGGATCGGCGGTGCCTCCATCCTGGCGTCCGAGTCCTTCGAGGATGGCATGCCCGCCAAGCGGCCCAGCGTCCAGGTGGGAGACCCCTTCATGGAGAAGGTCCTCATCGAGTGCTGCCTGGACCTGTTCGGCGCCGGGCTCGTGCTCGGGATCCAGGACCTGGGCGCCGCCGGCATCTCCTGCGCGACCTCCGAGCTGGCCTCCAACGGCGACGGCGGCATGCACGTCGACCTGGAGAAGGTGCTGCTGCGCGACCCCACCCTGACCGCCGGCGAGATCCTCATGAGCGAGTCCCAGGAGCGCATGATGGCCGTCGTCGCGCCCGACAAGCTCGAGGAGTTCATGGCCGTCATCGACAAGTGGGACGTCGAGGCCGCCGTCATCGGCGAGGTCAACGGATCGGGCCGCCTGACCATCGACCACTTCGGGGAGCGGATCGTCGACGTCGACCCGCGCACCGTGGCGCACGAGGGCCCCACCTACGATCGCCCCTACGCCCGCCCCGCCTGGCAGGACGAGCTCAACGCGGACACCACTGAGCGCCTGGCCCGCCCCGGCAGTGCCGTCGAGCTCGCCGAGCAGGTGCGCGCCGTCGTGACGAACCCCAACCAGGCCTCCACCGCCTGGGTCACCAACCAGTACGACCGGTTCGTGCGCGGCGACACCGCCCTGTGCCAGCCCGACGACGCCGGCGTCATCCGCGTCGACGAGGCCACCGGACGAGGCGTGGCCATCGCCACCGACGCCAACGGCCGCTTCACCAAGCTCGACCCCGCCACCGGCGCCGCCCAGGCCCTGGCCGAGTCCTACCGCAACGTGTGCACCGTGGGCGCCCGGCCCCTGGCCGTCACCGACTGCCTCAACTTCGGATCGCCGGAGGACCCCGACGCCATGTGGCAGCTCGTCGAGGCCATCACCGGCCTGGCCGACGCCTGCGCCGTCATGGGCGTGCCGGTCACCGGCGGCAACGTCTCCCTCTACAACTCCCACGGCAAGGTCAAGGGGCAGATCGACTCCTCGATCAACCCCACGCCCGTCGTCGGCGTCCTGGGCGTCATGGACGACGTGCGCCGGGCCAACCCCTCGGGCTGGCACGAGGAGGGCCTGGCCATCATGGCCCTGGGTGCCACCGCCGACGAGCTCGACGGCTCGGCCTGGTCCCGCGTGGTCCACGACCACCTCGGCGGGCGGCCCCCTCGCGTCGACCTCGAGGCGGAGATGGCCCTCGGGCGTGTGCTGCTGGCTCTCAGCGAGGCGGAGGGGCCCGGTGGCGAGCCGCTGGTGCGCGCTGCCCACGACTGCTCCGCCGGCGGCCTCATCCAGACCCTCGTGGACTCCTGCCTGCGATGCGGCGTCGGCGCCAGCGTGGACCTGACCGCCATCCAGGAGGAGGGCGTGGACGACTTCACCGCCCTGTTCTCCGAGTCCGGGGCCCGCGCGATCGTCGCCGTGCGCGAGGAGCTCGTGCCCGCCGTGACCGCGGCCGCCGAGGCCGAGGACGTCGCCGTCGCCCGCCTGGGCACCACCGGTGGCGACCTGCTCGTCGTGGCCGGCAGCGACCTGCTCGCCGACGGCGGTGCCGGCCGGCCCCTCGTCCTGGACCTGGCCGAGCTCGGGGCCGACGTCGAGGGCGTCCTGCCGGGCCTGTTCTGA
- a CDS encoding glycosyltransferase, with protein sequence MRDIDVAPLPLSHLESHLDEVAVRRLRTSLAGAEALLEGRTVWTVTPSAAAGSGPAETVAPLVGYSLGAGLDVRWLTLDAPEEFTQIADRLHAGIHGDRGDGGKLGDKQRDIYEHVLSSNAENIVDEVRPDDVVILHDPPTAGLAKALKAVGATVIWRCHAGAEGAGEAADYAWAFLDRYLEDVDLVVVSRPEYRPPYIEAEHCAVLAPSIDADSPKNRVLDLDEAWSVARLSGIFAGEPPFEAVPFMRHDGRADAFRGLADDPVLAGGPVPLGARVVTQVNRWDRLKGGLELVEAFAESIALLPEDAHLLLVGPSPDGPESQATLTQIVERCSVLPDSVASRIHVAAVSMEDREVNATVVNAVQRVSSVVTQRSLVEAFGLTVAEAMWKKAPVVASAVGGIRDQIDDGVDGVLIDPADGAAWAEAVRDLLLFPERAREMGLAAHESVRREFLSNRHLQDLLQIVADLVG encoded by the coding sequence ATGAGAGATATCGACGTCGCCCCACTGCCCCTGTCGCATCTGGAGAGCCACCTGGACGAGGTGGCCGTCAGGCGGTTGCGCACGAGCCTGGCGGGGGCCGAGGCCCTGCTGGAGGGACGCACCGTGTGGACGGTGACGCCGTCGGCCGCCGCCGGCTCGGGACCGGCGGAGACGGTCGCACCCCTCGTGGGCTACTCCTTGGGCGCCGGCCTCGACGTGCGCTGGCTGACCCTGGACGCGCCCGAGGAGTTCACCCAGATCGCGGACCGGCTGCACGCAGGCATCCACGGCGACCGCGGCGACGGCGGCAAGCTCGGGGACAAGCAGCGCGACATCTACGAGCACGTCCTGTCCTCCAACGCGGAGAACATCGTTGACGAGGTCCGCCCCGACGACGTCGTCATCCTCCACGACCCGCCCACAGCGGGCCTGGCCAAGGCACTCAAGGCCGTGGGCGCCACGGTCATCTGGCGCTGCCACGCCGGAGCCGAGGGCGCGGGCGAGGCCGCCGACTACGCCTGGGCCTTCCTGGACCGCTACCTGGAGGACGTGGACCTGGTGGTCGTCTCTCGCCCCGAGTACCGCCCGCCCTACATCGAGGCCGAGCACTGCGCGGTCCTGGCCCCCTCGATCGACGCCGACTCCCCCAAGAACCGGGTCCTGGACCTGGACGAGGCCTGGTCGGTGGCGCGCCTGTCCGGGATCTTCGCCGGCGAGCCGCCCTTCGAGGCCGTGCCCTTCATGCGTCACGACGGGCGCGCCGACGCCTTCCGCGGCCTGGCCGACGACCCGGTCCTGGCCGGCGGCCCGGTGCCGCTGGGCGCCCGGGTCGTCACCCAGGTCAACCGCTGGGACCGCCTCAAGGGCGGTCTGGAACTGGTGGAGGCCTTCGCGGAGAGCATCGCCCTGCTGCCCGAGGACGCCCACCTGCTGCTGGTCGGCCCCTCCCCGGACGGGCCCGAGTCGCAGGCGACCCTGACCCAGATCGTGGAGCGCTGCTCAGTGCTGCCCGACTCGGTCGCCTCCCGGATCCACGTGGCCGCGGTGAGCATGGAGGACCGGGAGGTCAACGCCACCGTCGTCAACGCTGTCCAGCGGGTCAGCTCGGTGGTCACCCAGCGCTCCCTGGTCGAGGCCTTCGGGCTGACCGTCGCCGAGGCGATGTGGAAGAAGGCCCCGGTGGTCGCCTCCGCGGTGGGCGGCATCCGCGACCAGATCGACGACGGCGTCGACGGCGTCCTGATCGACCCGGCCGACGGCGCCGCCTGGGCCGAGGCCGTGCGCGACCTGCTGCTCTTCCCCGAGCGGGCCCGGGAGATGGGGCTGGCCGCGCACGAGTCCGTGCGCCGGGAGTTCCTGTCCAACCGGCACCTGCAGGACCTCCTGCAGATCGTGGCCGACCTGGTGGGCTAG
- a CDS encoding TfoX/Sxy family protein, which translates to MAAMTPEQHHLVQRVRALVDDEPDVREVSMFGGRAIMVNDKMVVSAGKTGDLLVRVAAGHHEALLGEPGAAQARMGAGRGMGPGWITVAPEAVADDGLLAFWVEVAMRHNRAITGGESGSEGS; encoded by the coding sequence ATGGCAGCAATGACGCCCGAGCAGCACCACCTCGTTCAGCGCGTCCGCGCGCTGGTCGATGATGAACCGGACGTGCGCGAGGTGTCCATGTTCGGAGGCCGCGCGATCATGGTCAACGACAAGATGGTCGTCAGCGCCGGGAAGACCGGCGACCTCCTGGTACGCGTCGCCGCCGGGCATCATGAGGCGCTTCTGGGCGAGCCGGGTGCCGCGCAGGCCCGGATGGGGGCCGGGCGAGGCATGGGGCCCGGCTGGATCACCGTCGCTCCTGAGGCCGTCGCCGATGACGGTCTCCTTGCCTTCTGGGTTGAGGTGGCCATGAGGCACAACCGCGCCATCACCGGCGGGGAATCGGGGAGCGAGGGATCATGA
- a CDS encoding DUF2461 domain-containing protein, whose protein sequence is MSAFQGLPTALFEFFADLAQDNSKDFWSVNRQRWQRDVKAPMSALVDELSSEFGPLRMFRPNRDLRFTQDKTPYKLWTGATSTPQATGGIGYYLSVSATGITTGYGAMRMTADQLGRFRGAIDADVTGIRFEEITQELAAQGLPVTPGADQPLKNAPRGWPTDHPRINFLRWKGAAVIQEWPTDTWMHTPRVCERIRDIWTAVGPLKAWLDEHVSQHNH, encoded by the coding sequence ATGAGCGCCTTCCAGGGACTACCGACAGCCCTGTTCGAGTTCTTCGCCGACCTGGCGCAGGACAACTCGAAGGACTTCTGGAGCGTCAACAGGCAGCGTTGGCAGCGGGACGTGAAAGCCCCCATGAGTGCACTGGTTGACGAGCTCTCCAGCGAGTTCGGCCCGTTGCGCATGTTCCGCCCCAACCGTGACCTACGTTTCACCCAAGACAAGACCCCCTACAAGCTCTGGACAGGCGCCACCAGCACTCCTCAGGCCACCGGTGGAATCGGCTACTACCTCAGTGTGTCGGCCACCGGTATCACCACCGGTTACGGAGCCATGCGGATGACCGCCGACCAGCTCGGCCGTTTCCGGGGCGCCATCGACGCCGACGTCACCGGAATCCGGTTCGAGGAGATCACCCAAGAGCTCGCCGCACAGGGGCTGCCCGTCACACCCGGTGCCGACCAGCCACTGAAGAACGCACCGCGCGGCTGGCCGACCGACCATCCCCGCATCAACTTCCTCAGATGGAAAGGGGCAGCAGTCATTCAGGAGTGGCCCACCGACACCTGGATGCATACTCCCCGGGTGTGCGAGAGGATCCGAGACATCTGGACCGCCGTCGGGCCTCTCAAGGCATGGCTCGACGAGCACGTCTCGCAGCACAATCACTGA
- a CDS encoding ArsR/SmtB family transcription factor has protein sequence MGAAEAIDVDVALRALADGNRRAILRVIRSEPQPVGVVAQAVGLSQQTTSHHLRTLHRAGLATVTADHTRRLYALSTDGLAAVRSYLDDFWPERLAALKSAVEQREEKQHG, from the coding sequence GTGGGAGCGGCAGAGGCGATCGATGTCGATGTGGCGCTGCGGGCGCTGGCCGATGGGAACCGTCGGGCGATCCTGCGGGTGATCCGTTCAGAGCCGCAGCCTGTCGGTGTCGTCGCGCAGGCGGTCGGGCTGTCGCAGCAGACCACCTCGCACCATCTTCGAACCCTTCACAGGGCGGGTCTGGCGACCGTCACCGCCGATCACACGCGCCGCCTGTACGCGCTGAGCACGGATGGACTCGCGGCGGTGCGCTCCTACCTCGACGACTTCTGGCCCGAGAGGCTGGCGGCCCTCAAGTCCGCCGTCGAGCAGCGAGAGGAGAAGCAGCATGGCTGA
- a CDS encoding CDP-alcohol phosphatidyltransferase family protein, whose protein sequence is MSTAQHPAHARVAAWAVHILTMSGLVWASLAMLATIHPRREFAWMWFWLLVALVVDGVDGTLARRAKVSEIIPWFDGGIVDIVVDYLTWTFIPAVFMYVALPMGPRLVAGLLMALILSSSMFCYANKQWKSTDYYFVGFPAAWNIVALMFYVLQTPAAANIIITLVFVVLTLVPTHYAHPARVKRFRTLNIAAVAVWFLATCWLVATYPHRPLSLVAVIVVSGGWFLLAGVLRSIRGAEPNAEPDTAPAGSASS, encoded by the coding sequence GTGTCGACGGCGCAGCACCCGGCACATGCCCGTGTCGCCGCCTGGGCAGTGCACATCTTGACCATGTCGGGACTGGTATGGGCCAGTCTGGCCATGCTGGCCACCATCCACCCTCGCCGGGAGTTCGCCTGGATGTGGTTCTGGCTCCTCGTCGCCCTCGTCGTCGATGGTGTGGACGGCACCCTGGCCCGGCGTGCCAAGGTCTCCGAGATCATCCCCTGGTTCGACGGCGGCATCGTCGACATCGTCGTCGACTACCTCACCTGGACCTTCATCCCGGCGGTCTTCATGTACGTGGCCCTGCCGATGGGGCCCAGGCTGGTGGCTGGCCTGCTCATGGCCCTCATCCTGAGCTCGTCGATGTTCTGCTACGCCAACAAGCAGTGGAAGTCCACCGATTACTACTTCGTGGGCTTCCCGGCGGCCTGGAACATCGTGGCCCTCATGTTCTACGTGCTCCAGACCCCGGCAGCCGCCAACATCATTATCACCCTCGTCTTCGTGGTGCTCACCCTCGTGCCCACGCACTACGCGCACCCGGCCCGCGTCAAGCGCTTCCGCACCCTCAACATCGCCGCGGTGGCGGTATGGTTCCTGGCCACCTGCTGGCTCGTGGCGACCTACCCACACCGTCCCCTCAGCCTGGTCGCGGTCATCGTCGTCTCCGGCGGGTGGTTCCTGCTCGCCGGGGTTCTGCGTTCGATCCGCGGCGCCGAGCCGAACGCAGAACCGGATACAGCGCCCGCTGGCTCCGCCTCCTCGTGA
- a CDS encoding VOC family protein, whose protein sequence is MIDHISVNVSDPEASKAFYEAALAPLGYRVVMEFGPVTGLGASVPGAPQDARVPPDLWLSPTKSPTPCHVAVTASSTAQVDAFHKAALAAGGKDNGGPGERAHYHPGYYGAFVLDPDGNNLEAVFHGTGD, encoded by the coding sequence ATGATCGATCACATCTCTGTGAATGTCAGCGATCCGGAGGCTTCGAAGGCCTTCTACGAGGCGGCGCTCGCGCCGCTGGGCTACCGCGTCGTCATGGAGTTCGGGCCCGTCACCGGGTTGGGGGCCTCCGTGCCCGGAGCTCCGCAGGACGCCCGGGTGCCCCCGGATCTATGGCTGTCTCCGACCAAGAGCCCGACGCCCTGCCATGTTGCCGTGACGGCGTCGTCGACGGCGCAGGTGGATGCCTTCCACAAGGCGGCCCTGGCGGCTGGGGGCAAGGACAACGGCGGGCCCGGCGAGCGTGCGCACTACCACCCCGGCTACTACGGGGCCTTCGTTCTCGACCCCGACGGCAACAACCTCGAGGCCGTCTTCCACGGCACCGGCGACTGA
- a CDS encoding SRPBCC family protein gives MAEFRDSIEIEAPPQAVFEYLTTNEGMTAWMGQYADLDPTPGGRFAVDIAGYPVRGEYLVVEPFKRVVVSWGFAGSDELPAGASRVEFLLTPITGGTRVDLCHVDLPEPEVRGHAHGWAHFLPRLAIAGAGGDAGADHWRPLTD, from the coding sequence ATGGCTGAGTTCCGTGACTCCATTGAGATCGAGGCGCCCCCGCAGGCGGTGTTCGAGTACCTGACCACCAACGAGGGCATGACGGCGTGGATGGGGCAGTACGCCGATCTCGACCCGACGCCGGGTGGCCGGTTCGCGGTCGATATCGCCGGTTATCCCGTGCGGGGCGAGTACCTCGTGGTCGAGCCGTTCAAGCGCGTGGTGGTCTCGTGGGGGTTCGCCGGCAGTGACGAGCTGCCCGCCGGCGCCTCCAGGGTCGAGTTCCTCCTGACCCCGATCACTGGTGGCACGCGTGTGGACCTGTGCCACGTCGATCTGCCCGAGCCCGAGGTCCGCGGGCACGCGCACGGCTGGGCCCATTTCCTGCCCCGCCTCGCGATCGCCGGCGCAGGCGGGGACGCCGGTGCGGACCACTGGCGGCCCCTGACCGACTGA